AATATTGCACATGAAATAACTAAAGACCCAATAATGGTAAAAATCAACCCCTTAACTACATAACTAGGGAAGAAATAAACTCCCTCATTATTGAAATCTTTATCTTCTTTGTATAAACCATGTTGACTGCTAACCCCTTTATTATCCGAAAATAAATTATTCCGCTCCTTATTGTCGCTCAATACTACACCATCTCCTTATGTTCAAACTTTAGAAAAGTTTTCCCTATCAAACCTCTGTTCCCATTATAAAAAGAAACGAAATCCAAGACCTTTCTTCCGGCTCTTTGAATCTCTAATAACAAGAGAACTCCATCACCTGTTTTTACAAAAAGACCTTTGTTGGGGCAAAATGAAACAACTTCTCCCAATGCTTGTTTATAATAGTTATTATCCTTTATAAAGTCTGCCCTATGAAAAATAATTTCATCTTCTCCTAATATGGCTCTTACAAGTGGCCAAGGATTGCAAGCATTGATCTTATTCTTAATTTCAAAGGCACTTAAAGCAAAATCAATAATCCCATGTTGCTTATCCAGAAAAGAACAATATGTTGCTTGGCTTGAGTCTTGAGGAATTCCAGCACTTCCCTTCTCTACCTTTCTTAAAGCTTCCAAAACAAGATCAGCACTGTTTAGGGAAACGTATTCAAAAATATCAGCACTTGTGTTAAAGCTCTTGATCTCAAATTGTCTTTGCACTAAGATATCTCCACTGTCCATTTCCAGAGCCATTTTTTGAACTGTAATTCCACTAACACTATCCCCATTTAAAATAGCTGCTTGTACGGGAGAAGGACCTCTGTACTTCGGTAAAAGCGAAGGATGGACATTAATACTACCCAATGGAAAAATATCTAAAAATTCCTGCTTAAATATTTTTCCATAAGAGAAAACCAACATAAGATCCGGCTTCAATTCCTTAATTGCCTCTATTGTAGACAATTCAATCACAAGAGGATCCAAAACTGGAATACCTCTATTAATAGCTTCAACCTTAATCTTATTCGCTTTCAAATTTAAGCCTCTGCCACTTGGCTTATCAGGCGTTGTCAAAACACCAACAACATTATACCGACCCTCAACCTCTTTAAAAACTTCTAAAGCAATACTACTAGAACTTGCAAAAAAAACTCTCAACCTCTCACAACCCTCCTTTTCTTCATATAAGATCTTAACAATTTACTTCTAAGCTTATTCTCATAATAGTCAATAAAAAGCACCCCTTTTAAATGATCCACCTCATGCTGTACGATTCTGGCCAAAAATCCCGAATTTTCGATTTTAAAAAATTTACCGTTCTCATCATAAGCCTCTACTACAATAGCTCTGGGCCTCACGAGATCATAAAAAACTCCAGGAATACTTAAACAACCCTCCCTCATAACAGAAAGTTCAAAGGAGGTTTCTGTTACTAAGGGATTAATAAAAATCAGGGGCTTCGTTAATCTATCCTCTCTTACAACAAAAACAGACAAGTCAAGTCCCACCTGAGGCGCCGCTAAACCAACCCCACCACTAGAATCCATCAAGTCTATCATCTTAAAAGTAGTGCTCCTGACCTCATCATCAATATTCAAGATCGGCCTGGTCTGCACCCTAAGCAAATCATCGGGATATAAAACCATATTCATAAATCTCTAAACCACTTACCCAAGGCTATGCCTTTATCTTGCCAAAAAGCTTCCACTCTTCATTCCCTACCTCTGAAAAATAAATACTACCCTTCCTAGATTTGGGGAAAGCATAAAGTTTATCTTCATTTTCATCTTTAAATACCAAGTATTCTTTAAGTTCTATTTTTGAAGAAGAGAGTTTTTTATCCTGTCCATTCATTCTCAATCTCCAATTACCATCTAGTGTTTTATAAAAAAAAACCTTGTCGTCATAAGTGTTAATCTCATAATTGCTTCCCGTATGAACAATATCATCCAATTTAGAAGTGTCTAAAAAATAACTTAAAAAATCTTTGTCAAACTGAACAGTATCCTTAATAGATCCCACATAAGCAGCCTTAATCTGTTCACTTTTTGAATCAACAAAAAACAAAGTAGGGCTTCCTTTTAAACTAATTTTGTTAAAAATTTCATTGTGCATATCAATAACTAAAAAGACATTATTTTGCGTAACAATCTCAAGAGTTTTATCATCTTCAAAAGAATTCAAAAAATCATTTACTAAATTATCCTTAATGTCCTTTCCAACCAAAATCAAAACATTCTTATTTGCCTTTCTAGCCTCGCTCATAGCATCTCTGTAAGAGCTCTCAAACACAATATCCGACTTTAATGCGTATAAATGCACAAACCCGAAAGCAATAAACATTATCAATAAGGTCATAATTCTCATATTTTACTGGTCAGTCTCTCTAAGAATTTCAACTCTTCACTACCAAGATGTTCCTTCAAACTAAAATATACAAATTCATGATACTCATTAATATACTGTAATTCATCTTCTGAAAGCATTTCACTTAGAATCAATTCTTTTTCAAAAGGGACAAGGGTTAAGTGCTCGAATTCCAAAAAATTTCCAAATTCATTTGAATAGCTTTGCTTTACAAAAACTAAATTTTCAATTCTAATCCCATGCTTGGAATCACGATAAATTCCAGGTTCAATTGAAGCAATCTCAGACCCCTTAAAAGAATAAGTGGAAGAAGGACTAATGGAAACGGGAAGTTCATGCACATTTAAAAAAAACCCTACTCCATGACCAGTCCCATGAGCAAAATTTAAACCCCTCTTCAACAAGGGAAACCTAGCAATACCATCAAGAGAAGCCCCTGAGATACCAAACGGAAATTTTAAAGAAGCAAGAGCAACAAAAGATTTAAGAACTAAAGTATAATCTTCTTTCTCCTCATAAGACGGCTCTCCAATCGAGATGGTCCTAGTAACATCCGTTGTGCCAAGCTCAACATAAGAGCCCCCAGAATCTATTAAAAGCAGTCCATTAGAATCCAATCTCCTAGCCCCTTTCTTAGGGCTGTAATGAGGCAGGGCTCCGTTTTCCTTAAATCCAACTATTGAACCGAAGCTAGAGCTAAAAAACTCATTATTCAACAACCTAAAACTCAAAAGCATATTCGCAACATCAACCTCATCTAATCTAAGTAACTCATCTCTACTTAAGCTCTTAAAACTATGTAGGAATTTTATTAAGCTCACCGCATCAATAATATGTGCCTCTTTCATTTTGTCAATCTCATAATCAGATTTTATCGCCTTAAGTTCACTCACAACACTCTGCCCAAGAGTTGTGTTCGATTCTCCAATAGATTTTAACACCTTAACATTACTGTCAACCGATACAAAAAACTTCCCTTCATGTCTAATTTCTCTTAAAAATGAATAAAAGCTACCATAGCCCTCAATCTCAAATCCTTCACTTTCAAGCGTCTCTCTTAAATCAGCGCCCAGATTTAAAACGTCAACGAAGAGAACATTTTTATGCCTCTTACTTCTCGTAATAAATAAGAAAGCATAGAACAAAGCAGAAGATTTAATATCTGACCCTCTTAAATTCAAAACCCAAGCTATTTCGTCTAAAGCACTCACAATGTAAAAATCGACTACCCTTTCTTCCAACTTTGATTTAAGATTATCAATCTTATCCGCTCGCTTATTGTTTTTCTGTGCTTCAGTTAGCTCAAATATTATATTTCTTTCCAATTTGGGTCGATCATGCCAAATACTTGAAATCAAATCTTCATCCAAAACCTCAATATCTGTATTTCTACAATTTTTAACCAGGTCATTGTAAAGTTTTATGCTAACGTCTTCAGAATAAAACCCAAGCCTCAACCCCTTAAGATTTGTGTTGATATAACTAAAAAGATCCGGATATCCCCTAACACCAAGTTTCATTAGCTTAAAATCAGTTCCCTCAAGTTCACTCTCTGCCTGTAAAAAATACCTTCCATCTGTAAAAAGGAGAACCTCTTTCTCGGTAACAATCACTGTTCCAGCGCTCCCTGTAAATCCTGTAATAAACTCACGCACGTCAAACCTCATATGAGGATCCTCACTCATATGAGGATCATAACTTGCTATTAGATACGCATCAACGCCACTTTTTTCCATCAAATTCCTCAAAAACAATACCTTCGTCTTAATATCCATAATAAGCAAGCTCCTTTAAACCAATAACTTAGCAATTTTCGTTTATTATAACAAATAATTCAATTTTAAAAAATTTCTTTATTTGTTATAATCTGGATCAAAAGTAAAGTTTTAAGGATGCAGTATGGAAAATATTAAGGCCATTGTTTCTGATCTTGACGGAACGCTTTTGCTTTCAAAAAGCCAGTTGGGAGCTTTTAGTGAGCTTGTAATAAAAAAACTAACAAGAGAGAAAAGAAAGTTCATTATTGCAACAGGAAGAAGCAGAAGCGAGATAATGCCTTTTACAAAAAATTTGGACTCAAGTGTTTCATTCTTCATAACATTGAATGGTGCTAGGGTTTATGATAGTGAGTGGAGATTAATAAACAGATATGATCTGTCCCCTGAGGTTGTAAATGAAATCTTAAACCTTAGAGAAAGCAAGTACAGCGACATACCTCATTTTTTACAAAAATCTGATGGCGTGGATGATAATCTTTATACTGACGAAATAACTAAAGACGCTGTTAACAAGAAGATAAGAGAATATGAATTATCAAGAAAACAGAAATACGTGGAGAAAGAACTAAAAGACAAAAGCATAAAATTTCATGAAGTCAATCACTTCAGAGAGCTTAAAAACTTCAACAATGTAGCAAAAATTCTTTTGTACGATGAAGAGCCAAATCTAATAAAATATGAAGCTATGATCTTGGAGAAATACAAACCAGAAATAAATGTTTATTTATCAACACCTCATTCACTTGAAATTGTAAATAAAAAAGTTTCAAAGGGAGGTGCATTAAGGGATGTTTTAAAAATTGTTAATATTGACCTGAATGAAGTAATTGCATTCGGAGATGGTTTTAATGATGTTGATATGCTGGAAAGTGTAAAGAAAGGACTGCTAATGGGAAACGCAAACTATAGG
This is a stretch of genomic DNA from Borrelia sp. P9F1. It encodes these proteins:
- the fmt gene encoding methionyl-tRNA formyltransferase — protein: MRVFFASSSSIALEVFKEVEGRYNVVGVLTTPDKPSGRGLNLKANKIKVEAINRGIPVLDPLVIELSTIEAIKELKPDLMLVFSYGKIFKQEFLDIFPLGSINVHPSLLPKYRGPSPVQAAILNGDSVSGITVQKMALEMDSGDILVQRQFEIKSFNTSADIFEYVSLNSADLVLEALRKVEKGSAGIPQDSSQATYCSFLDKQHGIIDFALSAFEIKNKINACNPWPLVRAILGEDEIIFHRADFIKDNNYYKQALGEVVSFCPNKGLFVKTGDGVLLLLEIQRAGRKVLDFVSFYNGNRGLIGKTFLKFEHKEMV
- the def gene encoding peptide deformylase, whose translation is MNMVLYPDDLLRVQTRPILNIDDEVRSTTFKMIDLMDSSGGVGLAAPQVGLDLSVFVVREDRLTKPLIFINPLVTETSFELSVMREGCLSIPGVFYDLVRPRAIVVEAYDENGKFFKIENSGFLARIVQHEVDHLKGVLFIDYYENKLRSKLLRSYMKKRRVVRG
- a CDS encoding aminopeptidase P family protein, translating into MDIKTKVLFLRNLMEKSGVDAYLIASYDPHMSEDPHMRFDVREFITGFTGSAGTVIVTEKEVLLFTDGRYFLQAESELEGTDFKLMKLGVRGYPDLFSYINTNLKGLRLGFYSEDVSIKLYNDLVKNCRNTDIEVLDEDLISSIWHDRPKLERNIIFELTEAQKNNKRADKIDNLKSKLEERVVDFYIVSALDEIAWVLNLRGSDIKSSALFYAFLFITRSKRHKNVLFVDVLNLGADLRETLESEGFEIEGYGSFYSFLREIRHEGKFFVSVDSNVKVLKSIGESNTTLGQSVVSELKAIKSDYEIDKMKEAHIIDAVSLIKFLHSFKSLSRDELLRLDEVDVANMLLSFRLLNNEFFSSSFGSIVGFKENGALPHYSPKKGARRLDSNGLLLIDSGGSYVELGTTDVTRTISIGEPSYEEKEDYTLVLKSFVALASLKFPFGISGASLDGIARFPLLKRGLNFAHGTGHGVGFFLNVHELPVSISPSSTYSFKGSEIASIEPGIYRDSKHGIRIENLVFVKQSYSNEFGNFLEFEHLTLVPFEKELILSEMLSEDELQYINEYHEFVYFSLKEHLGSEELKFLERLTSKI
- a CDS encoding Cof-type HAD-IIB family hydrolase, with amino-acid sequence MENIKAIVSDLDGTLLLSKSQLGAFSELVIKKLTREKRKFIIATGRSRSEIMPFTKNLDSSVSFFITLNGARVYDSEWRLINRYDLSPEVVNEILNLRESKYSDIPHFLQKSDGVDDNLYTDEITKDAVNKKIREYELSRKQKYVEKELKDKSIKFHEVNHFRELKNFNNVAKILLYDEEPNLIKYEAMILEKYKPEINVYLSTPHSLEIVNKKVSKGGALRDVLKIVNIDLNEVIAFGDGFNDVDMLESVKKGLLMGNANYRLKVMLSYLEVIGTNDDEAVAHYINDNILEEPV